In Cryptomeria japonica chromosome 10, Sugi_1.0, whole genome shotgun sequence, a genomic segment contains:
- the LOC131036718 gene encoding uncharacterized protein LOC131036718 isoform X2 — protein sequence MYGPPRNAPQFRQRPPGHHLPGPPGPPPGMMNMNRQFGPVMQGMGPPMHHPPFAGGQQQQHQQPGFGPPPNMNHAMPPGMPLAHMPSGMPPGSMPPGPAARTLAPLPYQAPPMSFVTPPGPLPRGPPPLPGGTSVLPPPIPPPSFTVFPPGGAAPPPPMPPPSPPPPPSSPPPPPPPPPPASPLYGSLNEALAEAPAEAPAEAQAEAQAEKTSDMSQANPQFQSTSLPPPPPPPPKPMDEEVVNHIETLCQFVIRNGPEFESMARAREAGNPKFAFLFGGEPGSDASIGFAYFQWMKMKCTAELKMQQETEAKQREEELPLSGTTNHNELLGITLEDVSNSPAVTDTEMEEHTVQVQSSPEGLQQASESPCVGELTPFQVSPSNLQHDSDVPCAREASLVQSFRNEMQHISKGIHGQDPFTVQSSPKVLQHGSEGFCVEDLSPAPSPAKEVEHGSEGLNVDDLSPVQSSPKEFHKASKGLHVEDLSPVQSSPKELQDASDVAYGDLSPVQSSLKRLQEMYIEDLSPVRYSPKEPESVSEGPSVGDPSLIRSSPKNICHTPTGPSAIDLSRGESVGEEPKVPHNNEEVIQKEENTCTVFSEEHATEMNVEPERDLSTNESFDPIPTVCESLKPLSSVSLCEVGADNTIHDTDGMELEAVKSSSNNINLSEANKPLNDIAPPPVLRDSNIEDRVNAESNLEKPAIQESKMLNVDEFGRLVREGASDSESDGVLYSGKGLKTSRSRSRSLSPVGRHRRRRSPSPRRRKGRRSRSPSWSPRRKRSRTPPAESRRSDEQGEGRKRRGNVAECIYFNRDGRCFRGASCRFIHHEAPSENISKSSGGERNRRYRETGQDIQSSQTATEISVTTEEDKVNFASSDKLSNHQADLIPEEKSSGKEKQLNEASLSEKGSPVWTENHDVKLPAMNVSADSQIPEESVHPNAIPGENEVVQALHQKGGDAPSGLLPLADFQSQPSKIEENPPLQTEEMPSHPLSTEGFPVISLPMKNFTMPQESLDFRAQPLHHEDGRSQPVPIEDLRTQPLHHEDFRSQPVPFEDFRSQALSKSVPMENFQTQPLARPSLTEDLRSMPPPIPHPVGDFQPQHFQMEGFQPRPLPKEDFRSHPPVGGGFQPRAFPGQDFPPRPLSMEDFRSRPVPVEDIRSRPLQLENFRTRPFLGEEFRSHPLPGEDFRSRPLLGEDFRPRALPVEEFRTRTLPGEDFRSRIMPGEDFRSRTFQGEDFRSRTLPGEDFRSRPHSVDGLKSWPLSNENLQSHPFPTGSFQSQTLMREDANRENIQNHLLPRQDFRSPPLVREDLRLHTTNQDGIHGEAVYRRDFGGQPLFRNDSRVPSLFREEQHRPHLLRDDPHAHALPRGHSQVPVNGFSSDTLLKDGLHFHHLPREDLRIRGDDLQSRDNLLSNPYTRDELRFPPVHRDFPSNQQHDLLRQQLPSMHSVMPGSSSLLQRNTLQENSPLSSNLHLVSNFDNQRPGYLGGYPPSNNYSSFTLNRNSDSQTGFMSNPIMREPDMNTSTFTAGTTGFTHHASIHSENTLEPFNLPHLSGSGQGSYIMRPSTLPSLSPRSIPRPGLEPLPRSIGAPVMGGEWHSYPYSHLGASSLPGSLTLQQPDRDFSAPGDQYDPLHDSIEPASLGANESLKKMFESDIEKDTDAKAAEQSRIAPALDKVSSRNAGKTRIGGASRVLDVEENNKHKDGATSAFKEIEVDNVAEAAMDAEVGAVENGSPLLEEEVKNWSPGHPVELATGGAGEIEMDQGHVTSKSKKSKDSRSMKLFRSALAEFVKDMLKPSWREGNMSKEAFKTIVKKAVDKVAGAMQTHQIPKTRVKIDQYVASSEGKLSKLVQGYMNKYVRA from the exons ATGTATGGGCCTCCAAGGAATGCTCCTCAGTTTAGACAACGGCCTCCTGGACATCATCTTCCAGGGCCGCCAGGTCCGCCTCCAGGGATGATGAACATGAATAGGCAATTTGGTCCTGTGATGCAAGGAATGGGTCCTCCTATGCATCATCCTCCATTTGCGGGTGGACAGCAGCAACAACATCAGCAACCTGGATTTGGGCCTCCACCAAATATGAATCATGCCATGCCACCTGGTATGCCTCTTGCACATATGCCCTCTGGGATGCCACCAGGTTCAATGCCCCCTGGACCAGCTGCAAGAACACTTGCCCCTCTTCCATATCAAGCACCACCTATGTCCTTTGTGACACCCCCAGGACCCTTACCTAGAGGGCCGCCTCCACTTCCGGGAGGCACTTCTGTACTTCCTCCTCCAATTCCACCACCGTCATTTACTGTTTTCCCTCCAGGAGGTGCTGCCCCTCCACCACCCatgccacctccatctccaccacctccaccttcaTCTCCACCTCCTCCGCCACCACCTCCACCGCCTGCATCACCACTTTATGGTTCACTAAATGAAGCACTGGCAGAGGCACCAGCAGAGGCACCAGCAGAGGCACAAGCAGAGGCACAAGCAGAAAAGACTTCTGATATGTCTCAGGCAAATCCTCAGTTTCAGTCAACTTCACtgcctccacctccaccacctccaccaaaaCCCATGGATGAAGAAGTTGTTAACCATATTGAAACTCTATGTCAGTTTGTAATTAGAAACGGACCAGAGTTTGAGAGCATGGCTCGGGCCAGGGAAGCCGGTAATCCCAAGTTTGCCTTTTTGTTTGGTGGGGAGCCTGGTAGTGATGCTTCCATTGGGTTTGCGTATTTTCAGTGGATGAAGATGAAGTGCACTGCAGAATTGAAAATGCAGCAGGAAACAGAAGCAAAGCAGCGTGAAGAGGAATTGCCTCTGTCTGGTACTACCAATCACAATGAATTGTTAGGAATTACTTTGGAAGATGTCTCGAATTCTCCTGCAGTTACAGACACAGAAATGGAAG AACACACAGTACAAGTTCAATCTTCACCAGAAGGGCTTCAACAGGCATCTGAGAGCCCTTGTGTTGGGGAGCTGACTCCATTTCAAGTTTCCCCATCTAATCTTCAGCATGATTCTGATGTACCTTGTGCTCGAGAGGCAAGTCTTGTTCAGTCATTCAGAAATGAGATGCAGCATATATCTAAAGGAATTCATGGACAGGATCCATTTACTGTCCAATCTTCACCAAAAGTGCTTCAGCATGGATCTGAGGGATTTTGTGTAGAGGATCTGAGTCCTGCCCCATCACCAGCAAAAGAGGTTGAACATGGATCTGAGGGACTTAATGTTGATGATCTGAGTCCTGTTCAATCCTCACCAAAAGAGTTTCACAAGGCTTCTAAGGGACTTCATGTAGAGGATCTGAGTCCTGTTCAATCTTCACCTAAAGAACTTCAGGATGCATCTGATGTGGCCTATGGAGATTTGAGTCCAGTCCAATCCTCTTTGAAAAGGCTTCAGGAAATGTATATAGAAGATCTGAGTCCAGTTCGATATTCTCCAAAAGAGCCTGAATCTGTTTCTGAAGGACCTAGTGTAGGAGACCCGAGCCTAATCAGATCCTCACCAAAAAATATTTGTCATACACCTACTGGACCTTCAGCAATTGATTTGAGTCGTGGTGAATCTGTGGGTGAAGAACCTAAAGTACCTCACAATAATGAAGAAGTTATTCAGAAGGAAGAAAACACATGCACTGTCTTCAGTGAAGAACATGCAACTGAAATGAATGTGGAGCCAGAAAGAGATCTATCAACAAACGAATCTTTCGATCCAATCCCCACTGTTTGTGAAAGTTTAAAGCCATTGTCGAGTGTTTCTCTCTGTGAGGTTGGTGCTGATAATACTATTCATGATACAGATGGAATGGAATTAGAAGCTGTTAAATCTAGTTCTAATAATATCAATTTAAGTGAGGCTAACAAACCTCTAAATGATATTGCTCCACCACCTGTTTTACGAGATAGCAACATTGAAGACAGGGTAAATGCAGAGTCAAATTTGGAAAAACCAGCAATCCAAGAGAGCAAAATGCTAAATGTTGATGAGTTTGGCAGACTAGTAAGGGAAGGTGCTAGTGATAGTGAATCAGATGGTGTTTTATATAGTGGGAAAGGACTGAAAACATCCCGAAGTCGGAGCAGAAGTCTGTCTCCTGTTGGCAGGCATCGAAGGAGGAGGAGTCCCAGTCCACGCAGGAGAAAGGGCAGGAGGAGCAGATCTCCAAG TTGGTCGCCAAGGAGAAAAAGGAGCAGGACACCTCCAGCTGAATCTAGGCGTTCTGATGAACAAGGGGAGGGAAGAAAGAGGAGGGGTAATGTTGCAGAATGCATTTATTTTAATAGAGATGGTAGGTGTTTTAGAGGGGCATCTTGTAGATTTATCCATCACGAGGCACCTTCTGAAAATATTAGCAAGTCGTCTGGTGGAGAAAGGAATAGAAGATACAGAGAGACTGGGCAAGACATACAAAGCTCCCAAACTGCGACAGAAATATCTGTTACAACAGAGGAAGATAAAGTAAATTTTGCATCTTCAGACAAACTTTCTAATCATCAAGCTGACCTTATTCCAGAAGAAAAATcaagtggaaaggaaaaacaattaAATGAGGCTTCATTGAGTGAAAAGGGATCGCCAGTATGGACAGAAAATCATGATGTAAAGCTACCAGCAATGAATGTGAGCGCTGATTCTCAGATCCCTGAAGAGAGTGTCCATCCCAATGCAATTCCTGGAGAAAATGAAGTTGTACAAGCTCTGCACCAAAAGGGAGGAGATGCTCCTTCAGGGCTCTTGCCACTGGCAGATTTCCAATCCCAGCCTTCGAAAATTGAAGAAAACCCACCTTTGCAAACAGAAGAAATGCCTTCGCATCCATTGTCAACAGAAGGATTCCCTGTTATTTCTCTACCAATGAAAAATTTCACAATGCCTCAAGAAAGTTTGGATTTCAGAGCACAGCCTTTGCATCATGAAGATGGTAGATCACAGCCAGTGCCTATTGAAGATTTAAGAACACAGCCTTTGCATCATGAAGATTTTAGATCACAACCTGTGCCTTTTGAAGATTTCAGATCACAGGCACTGTCAAAATCAGTGCCAATGGAAAATTTCCAAACTCAGCCACTGGCAAGGCCTTCATTGACAGAAGACTTACGATCTATGCCACCACCAATTCCGCACCCAGTAGGTGACTTTCAACCTCAGCATTTCCAAATGGAAGGATTTCAACCTCGTCCCCTCCCAAAAGAAGACTTCCGTTCCCACCCCCCTGTAGGAGGAGGATTTCAACCAAGGGCATTTCCTGGGCAAGACTTTCCTCCTCGACCTTTGTCAATGGAAGATTTCAGATCACGCCCCGTGCCAGTTGAAGACATCAGGTCTCGGCCCTTGCAGTTGGAGAACTTCAGGACTCGTCCTTTTCTTGGGGAGGAATTTAGGTCTCACCCCCTTCCAGGAGAGGACTTCAGGTCCCGTCCTCTGCTAGGGGAGGACTTTAGGCCTCGGGCATTACCAGTGGAGGAATTCAGGACTCGAACACTGCCAGGGGAGGACTTTCGGTCTCGGATCATGCCAGGGGAGGACTTCAGGTCCCGGACCTTCCAAGGGGAGGACTTCAGGTCACGTACCCTCCCAGGGGAGGACTTCCGGTCACGGCCTCATTCGGTGGATGGCTTGAAATCTTGGCCCTTATCAAATGAAAACTTGCAATCTCATCCATTTCCAACGGGAAGCTTTCAATCTCAGACATTAATGAGAGAAGATGCAAATAGGGAAAATATTCAGAACCATCTCTTGCCTAGACAAGATTTTCGTTCTCCTCCTTTGGTTCGGGAAGATTTACGTCTACATACTACAAATCAGGATGGTATACATGGAGAAGCAGTTTATAGGCGAGATTTTGGTGGGCAGCCTTTGTTTAGAAATGATTCACGAGTTCCATCTTTATTCAGGGAAGAACAGCATCGTCCACATTTGTTAAGGGATGATCCACATGCACATGCATTACCAAGAGGTCACTCACAAGTTCCAGTAAATGGTTTTTCTTCTGACACTTTGCTTAAAGATGGTTTACACTTTCATCATTTGCCCAGAGAAGATCTTCGTATCCGAGGAGATGATTTACAATCTAGAGATAATTTGTTATCTAATCCTTACACTAGAGATGAATTACGCTTCCCGCCTGTTCATAGAGATTTTCCTAGTAATCAGCAACATGATCTTCTAAGACAACAGTTACCATCTATGCACTCAGTTATGCCAGGAAGTTCTTCTCTGCTGCAGCGAAATACTTTGCAAGAGAATTCACCTCTATCATCAAATCTCCATTTGGTGAGCAATTTTGATAATCAACGCCCAGGATATCTTGGGGGATATCCACCATCAAACAACTATAGTTCATTTACCTTAAACCGTAACTCAGATTCTCAGACTGGGTTCATGTCTAATCCAATAATGCGAGAGCCAGATATGAATACAAGTACATTTACTGCAGGAACAACAGGTTTTACACATCATGCATCAATTCATTCGGAGAACACCTTGGAGCCATTCAATTTACCACATTTATCAGGCAGTGGCCAAGGAAGTTATATCATGAGGCCATCTACTTTGCCATCTCTTTCTCCACGCAGTATTCCTAGGCCTGGACTAGAGCCACTACCTAGATCTATTGGTGCACCTGTGATGGGTGGAGAATGGCACTCTTATCCATATTCTCATCTGGGGGCATCTTCTCTACCAGGTTCACTGACACTTCAGCAGCCTGATAGAGATTTTTCTGCTCCTGGAGATCAGTATGATCCTTTACATGATAGTATTGAACCTGCTTCTCTTGGAGCTAATGAATCATTGAAGAAAATGTTCGAGTCTGATATAGAGAAGGATACTGATGCTAAAGCAGCAGAGCAGTCAAGAATAGCACCTGCGTTGGACAAAGTTAGTTCCCGCAATGCTGGGAAGACCAGAATTGGTGGTGCATCTCGTGTTCTCGATGTGGAAGAAAACAACAAACATAAAGATGGTGCCACTTCTGCTTTTAAGGAGATTGAAGTTGATAATGTCGCAGAGGCAGCAATGGATGCTGAGGTTGGTGCAGTAGAAAATGGAAGCCCTCTTCTAGAGGAAGAAGTGAAGAATTGGAGTCCAGGTCATCCGGTAGAGCTAGCCACAGGAGGTGCTGGAGAGATTGAAATGGATCAAGGTCATGTAACTAGTAAGAGCAAAAAGAGTAAAGATAGCCGATCAATGAAGCTTTTCAGGTCAGCACTTGCAGAATTTGTGAAAGACATGCTGAAACCTTCATGGCGGGAAGGTAACATGAGTAAAGAAGCATTCAAGACTATTGTTAAAAAGGCTGTTGATAAGGTTGCAGGTGCCATGCAGACCCATCAAATCCCTAAAACACGAGTAAAAATTGATCAGTATGTTGCATCATCTGAGGGCAAGCTTTCTAAACTTGTTCAG GGATATATGAATAAGTATGTCAGGGCTTAA
- the LOC131036718 gene encoding uncharacterized protein LOC131036718 isoform X1, with the protein MYGPPRNAPQFRQRPPGHHLPGPPGPPPGMMNMNRQFGPVMQGMGPPMHHPPFAGGQQQQHQQPGFGPPPNMNHAMPPGMPLAHMPSGMPPGSMPPGPAARTLAPLPYQAPPMSFVTPPGPLPRGPPPLPGGTSVLPPPIPPPSFTVFPPGGAAPPPPMPPPSPPPPPSSPPPPPPPPPPASPLYGSLNEALAEAPAEAPAEAQAEAQAEKTSDMSQANPQFQSTSLPPPPPPPPKPMDEEVVNHIETLCQFVIRNGPEFESMARAREAGNPKFAFLFGGEPGSDASIGFAYFQWMKMKCTAELKMQQETEAKQREEELPLSGTTNHNELLGITLEDVSNSPAVTDTEMEDVCQQSEFKRPSVEDLSPVQSSPKELHNSFEGAFAEHTVQVQSSPEGLQQASESPCVGELTPFQVSPSNLQHDSDVPCAREASLVQSFRNEMQHISKGIHGQDPFTVQSSPKVLQHGSEGFCVEDLSPAPSPAKEVEHGSEGLNVDDLSPVQSSPKEFHKASKGLHVEDLSPVQSSPKELQDASDVAYGDLSPVQSSLKRLQEMYIEDLSPVRYSPKEPESVSEGPSVGDPSLIRSSPKNICHTPTGPSAIDLSRGESVGEEPKVPHNNEEVIQKEENTCTVFSEEHATEMNVEPERDLSTNESFDPIPTVCESLKPLSSVSLCEVGADNTIHDTDGMELEAVKSSSNNINLSEANKPLNDIAPPPVLRDSNIEDRVNAESNLEKPAIQESKMLNVDEFGRLVREGASDSESDGVLYSGKGLKTSRSRSRSLSPVGRHRRRRSPSPRRRKGRRSRSPSWSPRRKRSRTPPAESRRSDEQGEGRKRRGNVAECIYFNRDGRCFRGASCRFIHHEAPSENISKSSGGERNRRYRETGQDIQSSQTATEISVTTEEDKVNFASSDKLSNHQADLIPEEKSSGKEKQLNEASLSEKGSPVWTENHDVKLPAMNVSADSQIPEESVHPNAIPGENEVVQALHQKGGDAPSGLLPLADFQSQPSKIEENPPLQTEEMPSHPLSTEGFPVISLPMKNFTMPQESLDFRAQPLHHEDGRSQPVPIEDLRTQPLHHEDFRSQPVPFEDFRSQALSKSVPMENFQTQPLARPSLTEDLRSMPPPIPHPVGDFQPQHFQMEGFQPRPLPKEDFRSHPPVGGGFQPRAFPGQDFPPRPLSMEDFRSRPVPVEDIRSRPLQLENFRTRPFLGEEFRSHPLPGEDFRSRPLLGEDFRPRALPVEEFRTRTLPGEDFRSRIMPGEDFRSRTFQGEDFRSRTLPGEDFRSRPHSVDGLKSWPLSNENLQSHPFPTGSFQSQTLMREDANRENIQNHLLPRQDFRSPPLVREDLRLHTTNQDGIHGEAVYRRDFGGQPLFRNDSRVPSLFREEQHRPHLLRDDPHAHALPRGHSQVPVNGFSSDTLLKDGLHFHHLPREDLRIRGDDLQSRDNLLSNPYTRDELRFPPVHRDFPSNQQHDLLRQQLPSMHSVMPGSSSLLQRNTLQENSPLSSNLHLVSNFDNQRPGYLGGYPPSNNYSSFTLNRNSDSQTGFMSNPIMREPDMNTSTFTAGTTGFTHHASIHSENTLEPFNLPHLSGSGQGSYIMRPSTLPSLSPRSIPRPGLEPLPRSIGAPVMGGEWHSYPYSHLGASSLPGSLTLQQPDRDFSAPGDQYDPLHDSIEPASLGANESLKKMFESDIEKDTDAKAAEQSRIAPALDKVSSRNAGKTRIGGASRVLDVEENNKHKDGATSAFKEIEVDNVAEAAMDAEVGAVENGSPLLEEEVKNWSPGHPVELATGGAGEIEMDQGHVTSKSKKSKDSRSMKLFRSALAEFVKDMLKPSWREGNMSKEAFKTIVKKAVDKVAGAMQTHQIPKTRVKIDQYVASSEGKLSKLVQGYMNKYVRA; encoded by the exons ATGTATGGGCCTCCAAGGAATGCTCCTCAGTTTAGACAACGGCCTCCTGGACATCATCTTCCAGGGCCGCCAGGTCCGCCTCCAGGGATGATGAACATGAATAGGCAATTTGGTCCTGTGATGCAAGGAATGGGTCCTCCTATGCATCATCCTCCATTTGCGGGTGGACAGCAGCAACAACATCAGCAACCTGGATTTGGGCCTCCACCAAATATGAATCATGCCATGCCACCTGGTATGCCTCTTGCACATATGCCCTCTGGGATGCCACCAGGTTCAATGCCCCCTGGACCAGCTGCAAGAACACTTGCCCCTCTTCCATATCAAGCACCACCTATGTCCTTTGTGACACCCCCAGGACCCTTACCTAGAGGGCCGCCTCCACTTCCGGGAGGCACTTCTGTACTTCCTCCTCCAATTCCACCACCGTCATTTACTGTTTTCCCTCCAGGAGGTGCTGCCCCTCCACCACCCatgccacctccatctccaccacctccaccttcaTCTCCACCTCCTCCGCCACCACCTCCACCGCCTGCATCACCACTTTATGGTTCACTAAATGAAGCACTGGCAGAGGCACCAGCAGAGGCACCAGCAGAGGCACAAGCAGAGGCACAAGCAGAAAAGACTTCTGATATGTCTCAGGCAAATCCTCAGTTTCAGTCAACTTCACtgcctccacctccaccacctccaccaaaaCCCATGGATGAAGAAGTTGTTAACCATATTGAAACTCTATGTCAGTTTGTAATTAGAAACGGACCAGAGTTTGAGAGCATGGCTCGGGCCAGGGAAGCCGGTAATCCCAAGTTTGCCTTTTTGTTTGGTGGGGAGCCTGGTAGTGATGCTTCCATTGGGTTTGCGTATTTTCAGTGGATGAAGATGAAGTGCACTGCAGAATTGAAAATGCAGCAGGAAACAGAAGCAAAGCAGCGTGAAGAGGAATTGCCTCTGTCTGGTACTACCAATCACAATGAATTGTTAGGAATTACTTTGGAAGATGTCTCGAATTCTCCTGCAGTTACAGACACAGAAATGGAAG ATGTGTGCCAGCAGTCTGAATTTAAGAGGCCTTCTGTTGAAGACCTTAGTCCAGTACAATCGTCACCAAAGGAGTTGCATAACTCATTCGAGGGTGCTTTTGCAGAACACACAGTACAAGTTCAATCTTCACCAGAAGGGCTTCAACAGGCATCTGAGAGCCCTTGTGTTGGGGAGCTGACTCCATTTCAAGTTTCCCCATCTAATCTTCAGCATGATTCTGATGTACCTTGTGCTCGAGAGGCAAGTCTTGTTCAGTCATTCAGAAATGAGATGCAGCATATATCTAAAGGAATTCATGGACAGGATCCATTTACTGTCCAATCTTCACCAAAAGTGCTTCAGCATGGATCTGAGGGATTTTGTGTAGAGGATCTGAGTCCTGCCCCATCACCAGCAAAAGAGGTTGAACATGGATCTGAGGGACTTAATGTTGATGATCTGAGTCCTGTTCAATCCTCACCAAAAGAGTTTCACAAGGCTTCTAAGGGACTTCATGTAGAGGATCTGAGTCCTGTTCAATCTTCACCTAAAGAACTTCAGGATGCATCTGATGTGGCCTATGGAGATTTGAGTCCAGTCCAATCCTCTTTGAAAAGGCTTCAGGAAATGTATATAGAAGATCTGAGTCCAGTTCGATATTCTCCAAAAGAGCCTGAATCTGTTTCTGAAGGACCTAGTGTAGGAGACCCGAGCCTAATCAGATCCTCACCAAAAAATATTTGTCATACACCTACTGGACCTTCAGCAATTGATTTGAGTCGTGGTGAATCTGTGGGTGAAGAACCTAAAGTACCTCACAATAATGAAGAAGTTATTCAGAAGGAAGAAAACACATGCACTGTCTTCAGTGAAGAACATGCAACTGAAATGAATGTGGAGCCAGAAAGAGATCTATCAACAAACGAATCTTTCGATCCAATCCCCACTGTTTGTGAAAGTTTAAAGCCATTGTCGAGTGTTTCTCTCTGTGAGGTTGGTGCTGATAATACTATTCATGATACAGATGGAATGGAATTAGAAGCTGTTAAATCTAGTTCTAATAATATCAATTTAAGTGAGGCTAACAAACCTCTAAATGATATTGCTCCACCACCTGTTTTACGAGATAGCAACATTGAAGACAGGGTAAATGCAGAGTCAAATTTGGAAAAACCAGCAATCCAAGAGAGCAAAATGCTAAATGTTGATGAGTTTGGCAGACTAGTAAGGGAAGGTGCTAGTGATAGTGAATCAGATGGTGTTTTATATAGTGGGAAAGGACTGAAAACATCCCGAAGTCGGAGCAGAAGTCTGTCTCCTGTTGGCAGGCATCGAAGGAGGAGGAGTCCCAGTCCACGCAGGAGAAAGGGCAGGAGGAGCAGATCTCCAAG TTGGTCGCCAAGGAGAAAAAGGAGCAGGACACCTCCAGCTGAATCTAGGCGTTCTGATGAACAAGGGGAGGGAAGAAAGAGGAGGGGTAATGTTGCAGAATGCATTTATTTTAATAGAGATGGTAGGTGTTTTAGAGGGGCATCTTGTAGATTTATCCATCACGAGGCACCTTCTGAAAATATTAGCAAGTCGTCTGGTGGAGAAAGGAATAGAAGATACAGAGAGACTGGGCAAGACATACAAAGCTCCCAAACTGCGACAGAAATATCTGTTACAACAGAGGAAGATAAAGTAAATTTTGCATCTTCAGACAAACTTTCTAATCATCAAGCTGACCTTATTCCAGAAGAAAAATcaagtggaaaggaaaaacaattaAATGAGGCTTCATTGAGTGAAAAGGGATCGCCAGTATGGACAGAAAATCATGATGTAAAGCTACCAGCAATGAATGTGAGCGCTGATTCTCAGATCCCTGAAGAGAGTGTCCATCCCAATGCAATTCCTGGAGAAAATGAAGTTGTACAAGCTCTGCACCAAAAGGGAGGAGATGCTCCTTCAGGGCTCTTGCCACTGGCAGATTTCCAATCCCAGCCTTCGAAAATTGAAGAAAACCCACCTTTGCAAACAGAAGAAATGCCTTCGCATCCATTGTCAACAGAAGGATTCCCTGTTATTTCTCTACCAATGAAAAATTTCACAATGCCTCAAGAAAGTTTGGATTTCAGAGCACAGCCTTTGCATCATGAAGATGGTAGATCACAGCCAGTGCCTATTGAAGATTTAAGAACACAGCCTTTGCATCATGAAGATTTTAGATCACAACCTGTGCCTTTTGAAGATTTCAGATCACAGGCACTGTCAAAATCAGTGCCAATGGAAAATTTCCAAACTCAGCCACTGGCAAGGCCTTCATTGACAGAAGACTTACGATCTATGCCACCACCAATTCCGCACCCAGTAGGTGACTTTCAACCTCAGCATTTCCAAATGGAAGGATTTCAACCTCGTCCCCTCCCAAAAGAAGACTTCCGTTCCCACCCCCCTGTAGGAGGAGGATTTCAACCAAGGGCATTTCCTGGGCAAGACTTTCCTCCTCGACCTTTGTCAATGGAAGATTTCAGATCACGCCCCGTGCCAGTTGAAGACATCAGGTCTCGGCCCTTGCAGTTGGAGAACTTCAGGACTCGTCCTTTTCTTGGGGAGGAATTTAGGTCTCACCCCCTTCCAGGAGAGGACTTCAGGTCCCGTCCTCTGCTAGGGGAGGACTTTAGGCCTCGGGCATTACCAGTGGAGGAATTCAGGACTCGAACACTGCCAGGGGAGGACTTTCGGTCTCGGATCATGCCAGGGGAGGACTTCAGGTCCCGGACCTTCCAAGGGGAGGACTTCAGGTCACGTACCCTCCCAGGGGAGGACTTCCGGTCACGGCCTCATTCGGTGGATGGCTTGAAATCTTGGCCCTTATCAAATGAAAACTTGCAATCTCATCCATTTCCAACGGGAAGCTTTCAATCTCAGACATTAATGAGAGAAGATGCAAATAGGGAAAATATTCAGAACCATCTCTTGCCTAGACAAGATTTTCGTTCTCCTCCTTTGGTTCGGGAAGATTTACGTCTACATACTACAAATCAGGATGGTATACATGGAGAAGCAGTTTATAGGCGAGATTTTGGTGGGCAGCCTTTGTTTAGAAATGATTCACGAGTTCCATCTTTATTCAGGGAAGAACAGCATCGTCCACATTTGTTAAGGGATGATCCACATGCACATGCATTACCAAGAGGTCACTCACAAGTTCCAGTAAATGGTTTTTCTTCTGACACTTTGCTTAAAGATGGTTTACACTTTCATCATTTGCCCAGAGAAGATCTTCGTATCCGAGGAGATGATTTACAATCTAGAGATAATTTGTTATCTAATCCTTACACTAGAGATGAATTACGCTTCCCGCCTGTTCATAGAGATTTTCCTAGTAATCAGCAACATGATCTTCTAAGACAACAGTTACCATCTATGCACTCAGTTATGCCAGGAAGTTCTTCTCTGCTGCAGCGAAATACTTTGCAAGAGAATTCACCTCTATCATCAAATCTCCATTTGGTGAGCAATTTTGATAATCAACGCCCAGGATATCTTGGGGGATATCCACCATCAAACAACTATAGTTCATTTACCTTAAACCGTAACTCAGATTCTCAGACTGGGTTCATGTCTAATCCAATAATGCGAGAGCCAGATATGAATACAAGTACATTTACTGCAGGAACAACAGGTTTTACACATCATGCATCAATTCATTCGGAGAACACCTTGGAGCCATTCAATTTACCACATTTATCAGGCAGTGGCCAAGGAAGTTATATCATGAGGCCATCTACTTTGCCATCTCTTTCTCCACGCAGTATTCCTAGGCCTGGACTAGAGCCACTACCTAGATCTATTGGTGCACCTGTGATGGGTGGAGAATGGCACTCTTATCCATATTCTCATCTGGGGGCATCTTCTCTACCAGGTTCACTGACACTTCAGCAGCCTGATAGAGATTTTTCTGCTCCTGGAGATCAGTATGATCCTTTACATGATAGTATTGAACCTGCTTCTCTTGGAGCTAATGAATCATTGAAGAAAATGTTCGAGTCTGATATAGAGAAGGATACTGATGCTAAAGCAGCAGAGCAGTCAAGAATAGCACCTGCGTTGGACAAAGTTAGTTCCCGCAATGCTGGGAAGACCAGAATTGGTGGTGCATCTCGTGTTCTCGATGTGGAAGAAAACAACAAACATAAAGATGGTGCCACTTCTGCTTTTAAGGAGATTGAAGTTGATAATGTCGCAGAGGCAGCAATGGATGCTGAGGTTGGTGCAGTAGAAAATGGAAGCCCTCTTCTAGAGGAAGAAGTGAAGAATTGGAGTCCAGGTCATCCGGTAGAGCTAGCCACAGGAGGTGCTGGAGAGATTGAAATGGATCAAGGTCATGTAACTAGTAAGAGCAAAAAGAGTAAAGATAGCCGATCAATGAAGCTTTTCAGGTCAGCACTTGCAGAATTTGTGAAAGACATGCTGAAACCTTCATGGCGGGAAGGTAACATGAGTAAAGAAGCATTCAAGACTATTGTTAAAAAGGCTGTTGATAAGGTTGCAGGTGCCATGCAGACCCATCAAATCCCTAAAACACGAGTAAAAATTGATCAGTATGTTGCATCATCTGAGGGCAAGCTTTCTAAACTTGTTCAG GGATATATGAATAAGTATGTCAGGGCTTAA